In the genome of Armatimonadota bacterium, one region contains:
- the acpS gene encoding holo-ACP synthase: MIVGLGVDIVETSRIAKAMQRRSFVSRVLTEGERLRPLTVAYVAGRWAAKEAVAKAWGRPLTWHDVEVLTSPDGSPEARVLTGTHKSGRPVKLTVSISHEKGHAVAVAVIEGTDVSGPIGL; encoded by the coding sequence TTGATCGTCGGGCTCGGCGTGGACATCGTCGAGACCTCTCGCATCGCAAAGGCCATGCAACGGCGTTCGTTCGTCTCCCGCGTGCTGACCGAGGGCGAACGGCTGCGGCCCCTCACGGTCGCATACGTGGCCGGACGATGGGCGGCCAAGGAAGCCGTCGCGAAGGCGTGGGGCCGTCCTTTGACCTGGCACGACGTGGAGGTCTTGACGTCTCCGGACGGCTCACCGGAAGCGCGCGTGTTGACCGGGACGCACAAAAGCGGACGCCCCGTCAAGTTGACCGTCAGCATCTCGCACGAAAAGGGCCATGCGGTCGCGGTCGCAGTGATCGAAGGCACCGACGTTTCCGGTCCCATCGGACTTTGA
- a CDS encoding imidazolonepropionase, which produces MRTKILNIGQLVTMAGPEGPRRGSEMGRIEVVEGAGIVIDGGTVAHVGPTSEVEGHMADETVDAERGVVLPGFVDAHTHIVFAGQRAPEFEMRTQGKSYQEIAAGGGGIRNTVRATWAATESDLAKLTARRLDEALSLGTTTLEAKSGYGLTDEAERKILRVVRDADGHKGMTLVPTFLGLHATPPNAEADHDAYVRHMIEDVLPSVATEGLARYADAFIEDGYFTHDDARLLAAKCRELGLGVRLHVDQLTDGGGARLAAESGAVTADHLEQTGPEGFKALAGSGTFPVLLPASVLGLGLVRYPDARGMIGAGLPVVLATDFNPGSSPTLSIPLVMSLACRLMKMTPAEALTAVTVNAAASLGLTDRGRLVPGQRADLSLWRLRDWREVAYWMDGPRPCALWTSGQRRSPDLACP; this is translated from the coding sequence GTGCGGACGAAGATCCTGAACATCGGCCAACTCGTGACGATGGCAGGTCCGGAAGGGCCGAGACGTGGCTCAGAAATGGGCAGGATCGAAGTCGTCGAAGGGGCTGGGATCGTGATCGACGGCGGGACGGTCGCCCATGTCGGTCCAACGTCGGAAGTCGAGGGACATATGGCCGACGAGACGGTCGACGCCGAGCGCGGCGTGGTCTTGCCCGGCTTCGTCGACGCCCACACGCACATCGTCTTTGCCGGACAGCGCGCGCCCGAGTTCGAGATGCGGACGCAGGGCAAGAGCTACCAAGAGATCGCAGCCGGCGGCGGAGGCATCCGCAACACGGTCCGCGCCACCTGGGCCGCGACGGAAAGCGACCTCGCCAAACTCACGGCCAGACGGCTCGACGAGGCGCTTTCGCTCGGGACGACGACGCTCGAGGCCAAGTCGGGCTACGGCTTAACGGACGAGGCGGAAAGGAAGATCCTGCGCGTCGTCCGCGACGCCGACGGCCATAAAGGGATGACGCTCGTCCCGACCTTTTTGGGCTTGCACGCGACGCCTCCGAACGCGGAAGCCGACCATGACGCCTACGTCCGGCACATGATCGAGGACGTCCTCCCCTCGGTGGCGACCGAGGGCCTCGCACGTTATGCGGACGCGTTCATCGAGGACGGTTACTTCACCCACGACGACGCGCGGCTGCTTGCGGCGAAATGCCGTGAACTCGGTCTCGGCGTCCGGTTGCACGTGGACCAGTTGACCGACGGAGGGGGCGCCCGGCTTGCGGCCGAGTCAGGTGCGGTCACAGCCGACCACTTGGAGCAGACGGGCCCCGAGGGATTCAAGGCCCTGGCCGGGTCGGGGACGTTTCCGGTCCTCTTGCCGGCGAGCGTCCTCGGTCTGGGATTGGTCCGTTATCCGGACGCCCGTGGGATGATCGGGGCGGGACTTCCCGTCGTGCTCGCGACCGACTTCAACCCGGGTTCCTCGCCTACGCTCAGCATCCCGCTCGTTATGTCTCTGGCGTGCCGCCTCATGAAAATGACGCCTGCCGAAGCGTTGACGGCCGTGACGGTCAACGCGGCCGCCAGTCTGGGCTTGACCGACAGGGGACGGCTCGTCCCAGGTCAGCGCGCCGATCTCAGCCTTTGGCGTTTGAGGGACTGGCGGGAGGTGGCTTACTGGATGGACGGCCCCCGCCCCTGTGCCCTTTGGACTTCGGGGCAGCGGCGGTCCCCTGACCTGGCTTGTCCCTGA
- a CDS encoding redoxin domain-containing protein — protein sequence MTALIALAAILGQDAPPRLAKQDLADIEGKSVSLPAKDAKATVLLFVAVDCPISNRYAPEMQRLYKDFHEKSVTFVRVYVDDSVSTDDIRKHGVEFKMPSAAVLDGKHALVKQLGMTVTPEVAVVTPDGKLQYRGRINDLYIEHGRLREGDVRQDLRVAIEEVLAGKTVSKPFTNAIGCGIPDGD from the coding sequence ATGACCGCGCTGATCGCCCTTGCCGCCATTTTGGGACAGGACGCCCCTCCCCGTCTTGCCAAGCAGGATCTGGCCGACATCGAAGGCAAGTCCGTGTCCTTGCCTGCCAAGGACGCGAAAGCGACCGTCCTCCTGTTCGTGGCCGTCGATTGTCCGATCAGCAACAGGTACGCGCCGGAGATGCAGCGCCTTTACAAAGACTTCCACGAGAAAAGCGTCACGTTCGTCCGGGTCTATGTCGACGACTCGGTGAGCACGGACGACATCCGGAAGCACGGGGTGGAGTTCAAGATGCCGAGCGCCGCCGTCTTGGACGGAAAACACGCGCTCGTCAAGCAGTTGGGGATGACCGTCACGCCCGAGGTCGCGGTGGTCACTCCGGACGGCAAGCTCCAGTACCGGGGCCGTATCAACGACCTGTACATCGAACACGGCCGCCTGCGCGAAGGCGACGTGAGGCAAGACCTGCGGGTCGCGATCGAAGAAGTCCTCGCGGGTAAGACCGTCAGCAAACCGTTCACGAACGCGATC